The Vulpes lagopus strain Blue_001 chromosome 6, ASM1834538v1, whole genome shotgun sequence genome has a segment encoding these proteins:
- the VRTN gene encoding vertnin, with protein MTSREQLIQQVLQELQEAVESEGLEGLVSAALEAKQVLSSFTLPSSREGGSSPQVLEVDSVALSLYPEDAPRNMLPLVCKGEGSLLFEAASVLLWGDVGFSLELRARTVVEMLLHRHYYLQGMIDSKVMLQAVRYSLCSEESPEMTSLPSATLEAIFDADVKATCFPSSFSNVWHLYALASVLQRNIYSIYPMRNLKIRPYFNRVIRPRRCDHVPATLHIMWAGQPLTSHLFRHQYFAPVVGLEEVEAEGAAGPAPGPLAPLPASANTLELLNREPGLRYSHLCRRYRVTKTTFYRWRRQSQEQRQKVAARFSAKHFLQDSFHRGGVVSLQQFLQRFPEISRSSYYAWKQELLGSGTCPALAPQEEQGAKGLGGSSRPSSPGVILMQRAKLYLEHCISLNTLVPYRCFKRRFPGISRSTYYNWRRKALHRNPSFKPAPALSTPGAPQPASVPEEALLSWKSEVGEGAGKATVGGPPAPHEFLPPKVPLSRWQRRLRRAARKQVLSGHLPFCRFRLRYPSLSPSTFWAWKSLARSWPRNLSKFQMQAPTLGKVGIQAAEEKQEKEAGGDVIAVNAPPAGAPLQVGASPGEDPGKAQEGPSREGAITQGQPHSRFLSSHPVAEAAAGGRDGQVLVMDMLATTKFKAQAKLFLQKRFQSKSFPSFKEFSALFPLTARSTYYMWKRALYDGLTLVDG; from the coding sequence ATGACCTCTCGGGAGCAGCTGATACAGCAGGTGCTGCAGGAGCTGCAGGAGGCGGTGGAATCAGAAGGCCTGGAGGGTCTGGTCAGTGCTGCTCTGGAGGCCAAGCAGGTCCTGTCGTCCttcaccctcccctccagccgGGAGGGGGGCTCCAGCCCCCAGGTGCTGGAGGTGGACTCCGTGGCCCTGAGCCTGTACCCGGAGGATGCTCCCCGGAACATGCTGCCGCTGGTGTGCAAAGGCGAGGGCAGCCTGCTCTTCGAGGCGGCCAGCGTGCTGCTGTGGGGTGATGTGGGGTTCAGCCTGGAGCTGCGGGCCCGCACCGTGGTGGAGATGCTGCTGCATAGACACTACTACCTCCAGGGCATGATCGACTCAAAGGTGATGCTGCAGGCCGTGCGCTATTCCCTGTGCTCTGAGGAGTCCCCTGAGATGACCAGCCTGCCGTCTGCCACCCTGGAGGCCATCTTCGACGCGGACGTCAAGGCCACTTGCTTCCCTAGTAGCTTCTCCAACGTGTGGCACTTGTACGCCCTGGCCTCTGTCCTTCAACGCAACATCTACTCCATCTACCCCATGCGAAACCTCAAGATCCGGCCCTACTTTAACCGGGTCATCCGGCCTCGCCGCTGTGACCACGTGCCCGCCACGCTGCACATCATGTGGGCCGGCCAGCCCCTCACCAGCCACCTCTTCCGCCACCAGTACTTTGCCCCCgtggtggggctggaggaggtggaggcCGAAGGTGCCGCTGGCCCTGCCCCGGGCCCTCTGGCCCCGCTGCCGGCCTCGGCCAACACCCTGGAGCTGCTCAACCGCGAGCCTGGCCTCCGCTACTCCCACCTCTGCCGGCGCTACCGCGTCACCAAGACCACCTTCTACCGCTGGCGGCGGCAGTCGCAGGAGCAGCGGCAGAAGGTGGCCGCCCGCTTCTCGGCCAAGCACTTCCTGCAGGACAGCTTCCACCGCGGCGGTGTCGTGTCGCTGCAGCAGTTCCTCCAGAGGTTCCCCGAGATCTCCCGCTCCTCCTACTACGCCTGGAAGCAAGAGCTCCTGGGCTCTGGCACCTGCCCGGCCCTGGCCccccaggaggagcagggggccAAGGGGCTGGGAGGCTCCTCGCGGCCGTCAAGCCCTGGAGTGATCTTAATGCAGCGGGCCAAGTTGTACCTGGAGCACTGCATCTCCCTGAACACGCTGGTCCCCTACCGTTGCTTCAAACGCAGGTTCCCCGGCATCTCCCGGTCCACGTACTACAACTGGCGCCGGAAGGCCCTTCACAGGAACCCCAGCTTCAAGCCGGCACCGGCCCTGTCCACCCCGGGGGCTCCCCAGCCAGCCTCTGTTCCGGAAGAGGCTCTGCTCTCTTGGAAGAgtgaggtgggagagggggcaGGCAAAGCAACAGTGGGGGGACCACCCGCCCCCCACGAGTTTCTGCCCCCAAAGGTGCCCCTGTCCCGTTGGCAGAGGCGCCTGCGCAGGGCTGCCCGCAAGCAGGTGCTCAGTGGGCACCTCCCCTTCTGTCGCTTCCGCCTCCGCTACCCCAGCCTCTCGCCCTCCACCTTCTGGGCTTGGAAGAGTCTTGCCCGGAGCTGGCCCAGAAACCTGTCCAAATTCCAGATGCAGGCCCCCACCCTGGGCAAAGTGGGGATACAGGCAGctgaggagaagcaggagaaagaagcTGGTGGAGATGTGATTGCTGTGAATGCCCCCCCTGCTGGGGCCCCCCTGCAGGTGGGGGCTTCTCCAGGAGAGGATCCAGGGAAAGCCCAGGAAGGGCCTTCCAGAGAGGGGGCCATCACCCAGGGCCAGCCCCACAGCAGGTTCCTGTCCAGCCACCCTGTGGCAGAGGCAGCAGCGGGTGGCAGGGACGGCCAGGTGCTGGTGATGGACATGCTCGCCACCACAAAGTTCAAGGCCCAGGCCAAGCTGTTCTTGCAGAAGCGCTTCCAGTCTAAGAGTTTCCCCTCCTTCAAGGAGTTCAGCGCCCTCTTTCCGCTCACGGCCCGCTCTACCTACTACATGTGGAAGCGGGCACTGTATGATGGCCTCACTTTGGTGGATGGCTGA